One segment of Sphingomonas qomolangmaensis DNA contains the following:
- the bchO gene encoding alpha/beta fold hydrolase BchO, translating to MTLRFEVEGRDWPNRAASRFVAVGRIRWHVQVMGQGPALLLLHGTGAATHSWRDVAPLLANDFTVIAPDLPGHGFTSGRPIGGLAMPAMAGAVGDLLDAMGERPDIVVGHSAGAAIAVRMALDSRVAPQAIVGLNPALLPFPGLAAKLFPTLAKLLFVNPFAPHIFAQIARGSGEVGRFLARSTGSTIDAAGVEYYARLFRDPGHIGGAIAMMAEWDLDSFAARLPELGVPLLLIHGDRDAAIPAKAATDAAARVPGAAVEIVSGVGHLAHEERPADIAARILAFARQAEGVR from the coding sequence ATGACGCTGCGTTTCGAGGTCGAGGGCCGCGACTGGCCCAACCGCGCGGCGAGCCGGTTCGTCGCGGTCGGGCGAATCCGCTGGCATGTCCAGGTGATGGGGCAGGGCCCGGCGCTGCTGCTGCTCCACGGCACCGGCGCGGCGACGCATAGCTGGCGCGATGTCGCGCCGCTGCTCGCGAACGACTTCACCGTGATCGCGCCCGATCTGCCGGGGCATGGCTTCACCAGCGGTCGCCCGATCGGCGGGCTGGCGATGCCCGCGATGGCGGGGGCGGTGGGCGACCTGCTCGACGCGATGGGCGAGCGGCCCGATATCGTCGTCGGCCATTCGGCGGGGGCGGCGATCGCGGTAAGGATGGCGCTCGATTCGCGGGTGGCACCGCAAGCGATCGTCGGGCTCAACCCTGCGTTGCTGCCGTTTCCAGGGCTTGCCGCCAAATTATTCCCGACGCTCGCCAAGCTGTTGTTCGTCAATCCGTTCGCGCCGCATATCTTCGCGCAGATCGCGCGCGGATCGGGTGAGGTCGGGCGCTTCCTGGCGCGCAGCACCGGATCGACGATCGATGCCGCCGGGGTCGAATATTATGCCCGGCTGTTCCGCGATCCGGGGCATATCGGCGGCGCGATCGCGATGATGGCCGAATGGGATCTCGACAGTTTCGCCGCGCGGTTGCCCGAGCTTGGCGTGCCGCTGCTGCTAATCCATGGCGATCGCGATGCGGCGATCCCGGCGAAGGCCGCGACCGATGCCGCGGCGCGGGTGCCGGGCGCTGCGGTCGAGATCGTGTCGGGGGTCGGGCATCTGGCGCACGAGGAACGACCCGCCGACATCGCCGCGCGGATCCTGGCGTTCGCGCGCCAAGCGGAGGGGGTGCGATGA
- the bchC gene encoding chlorophyll synthesis pathway protein BchC — protein MKALAVILEAPESLSLRPVSLLPMGHGDLTVEIAWSGVSTGTEKLLWTGRMPPFPGLGYPLVPGYESVGRVIDAGRDVRGRIGEWVFVPGATCYADARGLFGGSARRVILPSARAMPVAESLGRNGTLLALAATAHHVVVGGNAPDLIVGHGVLGRLIARIAIALAADAPTVWEVNPDRRDADDYRVIDPAADERRDYRVICDASGAGELLDSLIGRLGRGGEIVLAGFYDRLSFAFPSAFMREASLRISAEFKPADVTAVTELIEAGLLSLDGLISHVEPAARAAEAYPIAFTDPACRKMVLDWSAL, from the coding sequence ATGAAGGCGCTGGCAGTGATATTGGAGGCGCCCGAAAGCCTCTCATTGCGCCCGGTTTCGCTGCTGCCGATGGGGCATGGCGACCTTACCGTCGAAATCGCTTGGAGCGGGGTCAGCACCGGTACCGAGAAATTGCTGTGGACGGGGCGGATGCCGCCTTTTCCAGGTCTCGGTTACCCGCTGGTGCCCGGCTACGAGTCGGTCGGCCGGGTGATCGATGCCGGGCGCGACGTGCGCGGCCGGATCGGCGAATGGGTCTTCGTCCCCGGCGCGACTTGCTATGCCGATGCGCGCGGCCTGTTCGGCGGTAGCGCGCGGCGGGTGATCCTTCCCTCGGCGCGCGCGATGCCCGTCGCCGAATCGCTCGGGCGCAACGGCACCTTGCTAGCGCTCGCCGCCACCGCGCATCACGTCGTCGTCGGCGGCAACGCCCCCGACCTTATCGTCGGCCACGGCGTGCTCGGTCGGCTGATCGCGCGCATCGCCATCGCGCTCGCCGCCGACGCCCCCACGGTGTGGGAGGTCAATCCCGATCGCCGCGACGCAGACGACTATCGGGTGATCGATCCCGCCGCCGACGAACGCCGCGACTATCGCGTGATTTGCGATGCCAGTGGCGCGGGCGAGTTGCTCGATTCGCTAATCGGGCGGCTGGGCCGCGGCGGTGAGATCGTCCTGGCAGGCTTCTACGACCGCCTTTCCTTCGCCTTCCCCAGCGCGTTCATGCGCGAGGCGAGCCTGCGGATATCGGCCGAGTTCAAGCCCGCCGACGTCACCGCGGTCACCGAATTGATCGAGGCGGGGCTGCTGTCGCTCGACGGGCTCATCAGCCATGTCGAGCCCGCCGCGCGCGCCGCCGAAGCCTATCCGATCGCTTTCACCGATCCCGCGTGCCGCAAGATGGTACTCGACTGGAGTGCGTTATGA
- the bchY gene encoding chlorophyllide a reductase subunit Y, translated as MCPAFGSLRVGLRMRRTATILSGSACCVYGLTFTSHFYGAKRSVGYVPFSSETLVTGKLFEDIRDAVHQLADPALYDTIVVTNLCVPTASGVPLQLLPDAINGVRVIGIDVPGFGVPTHAEAKDVLAGAMLNYARKEAEAGPVAAPRDRAAKPTITLLGEMFPADPPGIGQLLEPLGLAAGPVVPTREWRELYSALDCAAVAAIHPFYTASVREFEAAGRQVIGSAPVGAEGTAAWLDAIGQACGIAQDKVDSAKNRFVPAIRAALAARPIQGRITVSGYEGSELLVARLLIESGADVPYVGTACPRTRWSDPDREWLEAKGVRIQFRASLEQDIAAVHEFGPDLAIGTTPVVQHAKSLSIPSLYFTNLISARPLMGPAGAGSLALVVNAAIANRDRFERMTAFFEGVGAGPSAGVWETTPVDRPDFKAKFAARRIAAAKAAEAVGV; from the coding sequence ATGTGCCCTGCATTCGGCTCGCTTCGGGTTGGCCTGCGAATGCGGCGCACCGCGACGATCCTGTCGGGATCGGCGTGCTGCGTTTACGGCCTGACCTTCACCAGCCATTTCTACGGCGCCAAGCGCAGCGTCGGCTATGTGCCCTTCAGCTCCGAAACGCTCGTCACTGGCAAGCTGTTCGAGGATATTCGCGACGCGGTGCACCAGCTCGCCGATCCTGCGCTGTACGACACCATCGTCGTTACCAATTTGTGCGTGCCCACCGCCAGCGGGGTGCCGCTGCAATTGCTGCCCGATGCCATCAACGGCGTCCGCGTGATCGGCATCGACGTGCCGGGGTTCGGGGTGCCGACGCATGCCGAGGCCAAGGATGTCCTCGCGGGGGCAATGCTCAATTATGCGCGCAAGGAGGCCGAGGCCGGCCCTGTCGCTGCGCCGCGCGACCGCGCCGCCAAGCCGACGATCACGCTGCTGGGCGAAATGTTTCCCGCCGACCCGCCGGGGATCGGCCAGTTGCTCGAGCCATTGGGGCTTGCCGCTGGGCCGGTGGTGCCGACCCGCGAATGGCGCGAGCTGTATTCGGCGCTCGATTGCGCCGCGGTCGCGGCGATCCATCCCTTCTACACCGCCAGCGTGCGCGAATTCGAAGCCGCCGGGCGGCAGGTAATCGGTTCGGCCCCGGTGGGCGCCGAAGGGACGGCGGCGTGGCTCGACGCGATCGGGCAGGCCTGCGGTATCGCTCAGGACAAGGTGGATAGCGCGAAGAACCGCTTCGTCCCCGCCATCCGCGCCGCGCTCGCCGCCCGACCCATTCAAGGCCGGATCACGGTTTCGGGTTATGAAGGCTCCGAATTGCTGGTCGCGCGGCTGCTGATCGAAAGCGGCGCCGACGTTCCCTATGTCGGCACCGCCTGTCCGCGCACGCGCTGGTCGGATCCCGATCGCGAATGGCTCGAGGCCAAGGGCGTCCGCATCCAGTTCCGCGCGAGCCTCGAGCAGGACATCGCCGCGGTCCACGAATTCGGCCCCGATCTGGCGATCGGGACGACTCCGGTGGTCCAGCACGCCAAGTCGCTGTCGATACCGTCGCTGTATTTCACGAACCTAATTTCGGCGCGGCCGCTGATGGGGCCGGCGGGGGCGGGAAGCCTGGCGCTGGTGGTCAACGCCGCGATCGCCAATCGCGACCGTTTCGAACGGATGACCGCGTTCTTCGAGGGCGTCGGCGCGGGGCCGAGTGCCGGGGTGTGGGAGACCACGCCGGTCGATCGACCGGACTTCAAGGCGAAGTTCGCAGCGCGCAGGATCGCGGCGGCGAAGGCCGCCGAGGCGGTGGGGGTATGA
- a CDS encoding magnesium chelatase subunit D, with amino-acid sequence MTGSGQNAPDLFADAMLAVRLLRIDPGLGGIVLRGDGAAQDAVVAALCEGAVVRRVPRNVDLDRLVGGLDLGATLAAGRPIAQRGLLAEANGGMLVMPGAERADDMVVSQLCAAIDSGMVVVERDGVALRDAARFAVVALDDGIEDERIATGLAERLAFRFDLSGIAPHAFRIPDVPPHGEVAVDDEQLHAIAATAAALGVESARGALLTLRAAKAIAALGGWDAVSDLDIATAARLVLGPRATRMPAPESEAPPDSEPPPPPEDNPGDQGDGEVRRLDDMVLEAALASLPRDVLAAIAAGQGRGPISRARGKGAKRKSPTRGRAIGVRAGLPRGGLRLSLIDTLRAAAPWQRLRGRDDSRIRVRRDDLRIRRFETRAEATTIFAVDASGSSAVARLAEAKGAVELLLAEAYVKRAQVALVAFRGEGAEILLPPTRSLARAKRALAELPGGGGTPIAAGLAAAHDLAIAAAAKGRTPFVVVLSDGRANIALDGGTDRAAAAGDAEAAAKAIGESGIAGAFVDISPRPRAEGERLAAAMGARYLALPRADAGTMHAAVRAVAPK; translated from the coding sequence ATGACCGGGTCGGGCCAGAACGCGCCCGACCTGTTTGCCGATGCGATGCTCGCGGTGCGGCTGTTGCGTATCGATCCGGGGTTGGGTGGGATAGTGCTGCGCGGCGACGGCGCGGCGCAGGACGCGGTGGTCGCCGCGCTTTGTGAGGGTGCGGTGGTGCGGCGGGTGCCGCGCAATGTCGATCTCGATCGGCTGGTGGGCGGGCTCGATCTGGGCGCGACGCTGGCGGCGGGGCGGCCGATCGCGCAGCGCGGGCTGCTTGCCGAGGCGAATGGCGGGATGCTGGTGATGCCCGGTGCCGAGCGCGCCGACGATATGGTGGTGAGCCAGCTTTGCGCGGCGATCGATAGCGGGATGGTTGTGGTCGAGCGCGACGGCGTCGCGCTGCGCGACGCTGCGCGGTTCGCGGTGGTCGCGCTCGACGACGGGATCGAGGACGAGCGGATCGCCACCGGACTGGCCGAACGGCTGGCGTTTCGGTTCGACCTTTCTGGAATCGCGCCGCACGCGTTTCGTATCCCCGACGTCCCCCCGCACGGCGAGGTTGCGGTCGACGACGAGCAACTGCATGCGATCGCCGCCACCGCGGCCGCGCTGGGGGTCGAATCGGCGCGCGGCGCGCTGCTGACGTTGCGCGCCGCCAAGGCGATCGCGGCGCTGGGTGGGTGGGACGCGGTGTCCGATCTCGACATCGCCACCGCCGCGCGGCTGGTGCTGGGGCCTCGCGCGACGCGGATGCCGGCTCCCGAAAGCGAAGCGCCGCCCGACAGCGAACCGCCACCGCCGCCCGAAGACAATCCGGGCGACCAGGGCGATGGTGAAGTCCGCCGGCTCGACGACATGGTGCTCGAGGCGGCGCTGGCGAGCCTGCCGCGCGACGTGCTGGCCGCGATCGCGGCGGGGCAGGGGCGCGGGCCGATCAGCCGCGCGCGCGGCAAGGGGGCCAAGCGCAAATCGCCGACGCGCGGGCGGGCGATCGGGGTGCGCGCCGGGCTGCCGCGCGGCGGGCTGCGGCTGAGCCTGATCGATACGCTGCGCGCGGCGGCACCGTGGCAGCGGCTGCGTGGGCGCGACGATTCGCGGATTCGGGTGCGGCGCGACGACCTGCGTATCCGCCGGTTCGAGACGCGCGCCGAAGCGACGACGATCTTCGCGGTCGATGCCTCCGGCTCGTCGGCGGTGGCGCGGCTGGCCGAGGCGAAGGGTGCGGTCGAGCTGCTGCTTGCCGAGGCCTATGTGAAGCGCGCGCAGGTCGCCCTGGTGGCGTTTCGCGGCGAGGGGGCCGAGATATTGCTGCCGCCGACGCGCAGCCTTGCGCGGGCCAAGCGCGCGCTCGCCGAGCTACCCGGTGGTGGCGGCACACCGATCGCGGCGGGGCTGGCGGCAGCGCACGACCTCGCGATCGCAGCGGCGGCCAAGGGGCGGACGCCGTTCGTGGTGGTGCTGAGCGATGGGCGCGCCAATATCGCGCTCGACGGCGGCACCGACCGCGCGGCGGCGGCAGGCGATGCCGAAGCCGCGGCCAAGGCGATCGGCGAATCGGGGATCGCAGGTGCGTTCGTCGACATCTCGCCGCGTCCCCGCGCCGAGGGCGAGCGGCTGGCAGCGGCAATGGGTGCGCGCTACCTTGCCTTGCCGCGCGCCGATGCCGGGACGATGCACGCGGCGGTGCGCGCGGTGGCGCCCAAATGA
- a CDS encoding hydratase, which produces MVSPQGYAWWYIDATSDDGGHGLTIIAFIGSVFSPYYKLLGRNRPDNHCAINVALCGPRANAWAMTERGAKHVTRDRDHFAVGPSGIAWDGDCLTIEINEISAPIPYPVRGRVKLYPELIANTAFALDPAARHRWHPIAPRARIEVEMDRPGISWTGNGYFDSNFGDEPLEAGFRDWHWSRAHLGRDVAVLYEGIRRDGRPFDLALLCDRQGRWRDVEAPPVQRLPRSGWLVDRRTRVDVGHAAKVRRTWIDAPFYARSGLQTRLFGEDAFAVHESLSLDRFASTVVQTMLPYRMPRALF; this is translated from the coding sequence GTGGTTTCGCCGCAGGGCTATGCCTGGTGGTATATCGACGCGACCAGCGATGACGGCGGGCACGGGCTGACGATCATCGCCTTCATCGGCAGCGTCTTTTCCCCTTATTACAAGCTCCTTGGTCGCAATCGGCCCGACAATCACTGCGCGATCAACGTTGCGCTTTGCGGCCCCCGCGCGAATGCCTGGGCGATGACCGAGCGCGGCGCGAAGCATGTGACGCGCGACCGCGACCATTTCGCGGTCGGCCCCAGCGGCATCGCCTGGGACGGCGATTGCCTGACGATCGAGATCAACGAGATTTCGGCACCGATCCCCTACCCCGTGCGCGGGCGAGTGAAGCTCTATCCCGAGCTCATCGCCAACACCGCCTTCGCGCTCGACCCCGCCGCGCGCCATCGCTGGCACCCGATCGCGCCGCGCGCGCGGATCGAGGTCGAGATGGACCGCCCCGGCATCAGCTGGACCGGCAATGGCTATTTCGATTCGAACTTCGGCGATGAGCCGCTCGAGGCGGGCTTTCGCGACTGGCACTGGTCGCGCGCGCATCTCGGACGCGACGTCGCGGTGCTGTACGAGGGCATCCGCCGCGACGGTCGGCCCTTCGATCTGGCGCTGCTCTGCGACCGGCAAGGACGCTGGCGCGATGTCGAGGCGCCACCGGTGCAACGGCTGCCGCGCTCGGGCTGGCTGGTCGATCGGCGCACCCGAGTCGATGTCGGCCATGCGGCCAAGGTGCGAAGGACCTGGATCGACGCGCCCTTCTATGCGCGATCGGGGCTGCAGACGCGGCTGTTTGGCGAGGACGCGTTCGCGGTGCACGAGAGCCTGTCGCTCGACCGATTCGCGTCGACAGTGGTGCAGACGATGCTCCCCTACCGCATGCCGCGCGCGTTATTCTGA
- a CDS encoding ATP-binding protein gives MRTPFPFSAIVGQDEMKLALLIAAVDPRVGGVMVFGDRGTGKSTAVRALAALLPPIPAARAGFQTADAPPPKGKVPVPFVDLPLGATEDRVVGALDLEAALGRGEKRFEPGLLARANGGFLYIDEINLLEDHIVDLLLDVAASGENLVEREGLSVRHAARFVLIGSGNPEEGELRPQLLDRFGLSVEVRTPKGIPERVEILKRCDAFERDPGGFAEHWGVSEKKTLKRIAKGRDLVGAIEVPEPVLTRAALLCGTVGADGLRGELTLMRAARALAALEGHRTVEATHLDRVAPMALRHRLRRNPLDDSGSNARIERALAELAA, from the coding sequence ATGCGTACACCCTTTCCTTTTTCGGCAATCGTCGGCCAGGACGAAATGAAACTGGCGCTGCTGATCGCGGCGGTTGACCCTCGCGTGGGCGGGGTGATGGTCTTCGGCGACCGCGGCACGGGCAAGTCGACCGCGGTTCGGGCGCTGGCGGCGCTGCTGCCGCCGATCCCCGCGGCGCGCGCGGGCTTCCAGACCGCCGACGCGCCGCCGCCCAAGGGCAAGGTGCCGGTGCCCTTTGTCGACCTGCCGCTGGGCGCGACCGAGGACCGCGTCGTCGGCGCGCTCGATCTCGAAGCGGCGCTAGGGCGCGGTGAGAAGCGCTTCGAGCCCGGGCTGCTGGCGCGTGCCAATGGCGGTTTTCTCTATATCGACGAGATCAACTTGCTCGAGGATCATATCGTCGACCTGCTGCTCGACGTCGCGGCATCGGGCGAGAATCTGGTGGAGCGCGAAGGCTTGAGCGTTCGCCACGCTGCGCGCTTCGTGCTGATCGGCAGCGGCAATCCCGAGGAGGGCGAATTGCGGCCGCAATTGCTCGATCGCTTCGGGCTGTCGGTCGAGGTGCGCACCCCCAAGGGCATCCCCGAACGCGTCGAAATCCTCAAGCGCTGCGACGCGTTCGAGCGCGATCCGGGCGGGTTCGCCGAACATTGGGGGGTGTCGGAGAAGAAGACGCTCAAGCGGATCGCCAAGGGCCGCGATCTGGTGGGCGCGATCGAAGTGCCCGAGCCGGTGCTGACGCGCGCTGCCTTGCTGTGCGGCACCGTCGGCGCTGATGGCTTGCGCGGCGAGCTGACGCTGATGCGCGCCGCGCGTGCGCTGGCGGCGCTCGAGGGGCACAGGACCGTCGAGGCGACGCATCTCGATCGCGTCGCGCCGATGGCGCTTCGGCACCGGCTGCGGCGCAACCCGCTCGACGACAGCGGATCGAACGCGCGGATCGAGCGCGCATTGGCCGAGCTCGCGGCATGA
- a CDS encoding methyltransferase codes for MKDGWREGFIARRNRVLASPRFQRFAARSWLTRRVARGKASALFDLVAGFVYSQTLSAFLEAGMLDRMAAGPVPLDALADHASLPVEATARLLRAAATLDLVEPLAGDRWVLGGAGAALLGNRGIVEMVAHHRLLYADLADPLALLRKGGGGTLGGYWHYAGASGEGDAAEVAGYSALMAASQPLVADQVIDSYRFAAHRRILDVGGGEGAFALQLARRVPEPALAMFDLPAVAARAEARFESAGMADRIAAHGGDFITGPLPQGHDCITLIRILHDHDDAPALRLLRNIHAALPPGGTLVIGEPMADAPGAKRMGDAYFGWYLLAMGSGRPRPAAEIIAMAKTAGFSGARSVSTALPLTTGMVVARR; via the coding sequence ATGAAAGACGGGTGGCGCGAGGGCTTTATCGCCCGGCGCAATCGCGTGCTGGCTAGTCCCCGATTCCAGCGCTTTGCGGCGCGATCCTGGCTCACCCGGCGGGTGGCGCGCGGCAAGGCGAGCGCCTTGTTCGATCTGGTCGCGGGGTTCGTCTATTCGCAGACTCTGTCGGCGTTTCTCGAGGCGGGGATGCTCGATCGCATGGCGGCGGGGCCGGTGCCGCTCGACGCGCTGGCGGACCACGCCTCTTTGCCGGTGGAGGCCACCGCCCGCCTGCTCCGCGCCGCCGCGACGCTCGATCTGGTCGAACCGTTGGCGGGCGATCGGTGGGTGCTGGGCGGCGCGGGCGCGGCGCTGCTCGGCAATCGCGGGATCGTCGAGATGGTCGCGCATCATCGGCTGCTCTATGCCGACCTCGCCGATCCGCTGGCGCTGCTGCGCAAGGGCGGCGGCGGGACGCTCGGCGGCTATTGGCATTATGCCGGCGCGTCGGGCGAGGGCGATGCGGCCGAGGTCGCGGGCTATTCGGCGCTGATGGCGGCGTCGCAGCCGCTGGTCGCGGACCAGGTGATCGATTCCTACCGATTCGCGGCGCATCGCCGCATCCTGGATGTCGGCGGCGGCGAGGGGGCGTTCGCGCTCCAGCTCGCGCGGAGGGTACCGGAACCAGCGCTGGCGATGTTCGACCTGCCCGCGGTGGCAGCGCGCGCGGAGGCGCGCTTCGAGTCGGCCGGCATGGCCGATCGCATCGCGGCGCATGGCGGCGACTTCATCACCGGGCCGCTGCCGCAGGGGCATGACTGCATCACGCTCATCCGCATCCTGCACGACCATGACGACGCGCCAGCGCTGCGATTGCTGCGCAACATCCACGCAGCGCTGCCCCCCGGTGGAACGCTAGTGATCGGCGAGCCAATGGCCGATGCGCCGGGCGCCAAGCGGATGGGTGATGCCTATTTCGGTTGGTACCTGCTGGCGATGGGATCGGGGCGACCGCGGCCCGCGGCGGAGATCATTGCTATGGCGAAAACCGCGGGATTCTCAGGCGCGCGATCGGTTTCGACCGCGCTGCCGCTAACCACCGGCATGGTTGTCGCGCGGCGCTGA
- a CDS encoding chlorophyllide a reductase iron protein subunit X, with amino-acid sequence MTMFDVGVLREEASHEPDPVPTGPVTKETQIIAIYGKGGSGKSFALANLSYMMAQQGKRVLLIGCDPKSDTTSLLFGGKSTPTIIETSSAKKLAGEEIGIEDVCFQRDGVFAMELGGPEVGRGCGGRGIIHGFETLEKLGFHEWGFDYVLLDFLGDVVCGGFGLPIARDMCQKVIVVASNDLQSLYVANNVCKAVEYFRKMGGNVGVAGMIINKDDGTGEAQAFAEAIGIPTLCSIPANEDIRRKSANYQIIGTPESEWGSLFADLAANVASAPPVQPRPLDQDGLLGLFKPEDTGGNYTLRPATQADMRGKPFVTKPSLEVVYDAV; translated from the coding sequence ATGACCATGTTCGACGTCGGCGTGTTACGCGAAGAGGCAAGTCACGAGCCGGATCCGGTGCCCACCGGCCCGGTGACCAAAGAAACGCAGATCATCGCGATCTATGGCAAGGGCGGATCGGGCAAGTCGTTCGCGCTCGCCAACCTCAGCTACATGATGGCGCAGCAGGGCAAGCGCGTGCTGCTGATCGGCTGCGATCCCAAATCGGACACCACCAGCCTGTTGTTCGGCGGCAAGTCGACCCCAACGATCATCGAGACGTCGAGTGCGAAGAAGCTGGCGGGCGAGGAAATCGGCATCGAGGATGTCTGTTTCCAGCGCGACGGCGTGTTCGCGATGGAATTGGGCGGCCCCGAGGTCGGCCGCGGTTGCGGCGGGCGCGGGATCATCCATGGGTTCGAGACGCTCGAGAAGCTGGGCTTCCATGAATGGGGGTTCGATTACGTCCTGCTCGATTTCCTGGGCGACGTGGTGTGCGGCGGCTTCGGCCTGCCGATCGCGCGCGACATGTGCCAGAAGGTGATCGTCGTCGCGTCGAACGACCTCCAGTCGCTCTACGTCGCCAACAATGTCTGCAAGGCGGTCGAATATTTCCGCAAGATGGGCGGCAATGTCGGCGTCGCGGGCATGATCATCAACAAGGATGACGGCACCGGCGAGGCGCAGGCCTTCGCCGAGGCGATCGGCATCCCGACCCTGTGCTCGATCCCCGCGAACGAGGACATCCGCCGCAAATCGGCGAATTACCAGATCATCGGCACCCCCGAGAGCGAATGGGGTTCGCTGTTCGCCGATCTCGCCGCCAACGTCGCCAGCGCCCCGCCGGTCCAGCCGCGGCCGCTCGACCAGGACGGGTTGCTTGGGCTGTTCAAGCCCGAGGATACCGGCGGCAATTACACGCTGCGGCCCGCGACGCAGGCCGACATGCGCGGCAAACCGTTCGTGACCAAGCCGAGCCTTGAGGTCGTGTACGATGCGGTCTGA
- the crtD gene encoding 1-hydroxycarotenoid 3,4-desaturase CrtD has product MPRDHMVIIGAGIGGLVAAALLGARGHAVTVIEAQPGPGGKLRAIDVAGDAIDAGPTVFTLREVFADIFAACGSAIEDHLTLRPATVLARHAWGDDRLDLFADPARNEAAIGDFAGAEAARGYRAFRTESARIFNALDPAFMRRTRSDPLTLTARLAMRRPADAFALRPYESLWSALGGHFADPRLRQLFGRYATYCGSSPIACPATLMLVAHVEARGVWLIEGGMHRLALALEALAKANGARFRYAAPVSDITIERGRASGVTLASGEHITAASVLCNADPAAIAAGRFGQAARRAVAAYPPKHRSLGAMVWLAKAKPSGFPLARHNVLFSPDYPAEFGSLAASRLAVDPSVYVCAQDRDDLGNAPAGPERFQIIVNAPPTGDTNPLTPQEIETCTQAMHRRLSQAGLSLDSAAGETRLLTPTDFEALCPSTGGALYGRASHGWAASFLRQGSRTRIPGLYCAGGSCHPGAGLPMAALSASLAVDCLAADRASTSWFRRRAMPGGISTRPAMTAGTG; this is encoded by the coding sequence ATGCCCCGCGATCACATGGTCATTATCGGTGCCGGCATCGGCGGCCTCGTCGCCGCCGCCCTGCTCGGCGCGCGGGGCCATGCGGTGACGGTGATCGAGGCGCAGCCGGGTCCCGGGGGCAAGCTGCGCGCGATCGACGTTGCGGGCGACGCGATCGATGCAGGCCCCACGGTGTTCACGCTGCGCGAGGTCTTCGCCGACATCTTCGCGGCGTGTGGCAGCGCGATCGAGGATCACCTGACCTTGCGCCCTGCGACGGTGCTCGCGCGCCACGCCTGGGGCGACGATCGGCTCGACCTCTTCGCCGATCCCGCGCGCAATGAAGCCGCGATCGGCGACTTTGCTGGCGCAGAGGCGGCACGCGGCTATCGCGCCTTCCGTACCGAGTCGGCGCGGATCTTCAATGCGCTCGACCCCGCCTTCATGCGCCGCACGCGATCGGACCCACTGACGCTTACCGCGCGGCTGGCGATGCGCCGCCCCGCCGACGCCTTTGCGCTGCGCCCCTATGAGTCGCTCTGGAGCGCGCTCGGCGGGCATTTCGCCGATCCGCGGCTGCGCCAATTGTTCGGTCGCTATGCCACCTATTGCGGATCGTCACCCATCGCCTGCCCCGCCACGCTGATGCTGGTCGCGCATGTCGAGGCGCGCGGGGTGTGGTTGATCGAGGGTGGGATGCACCGGCTCGCGCTCGCCCTCGAGGCGCTGGCCAAGGCCAATGGCGCGCGCTTCCGCTACGCCGCCCCGGTATCCGACATCACGATCGAACGCGGCCGGGCGTCGGGGGTCACGCTGGCATCGGGCGAGCATATTACCGCCGCTTCGGTGCTGTGCAACGCCGACCCCGCCGCGATCGCCGCGGGACGCTTCGGCCAGGCCGCGCGCCGCGCGGTCGCCGCCTATCCGCCCAAGCATCGCTCGCTCGGCGCGATGGTGTGGCTGGCGAAGGCGAAGCCGTCGGGCTTTCCGCTCGCACGCCACAACGTCCTCTTCTCGCCCGACTATCCCGCCGAGTTCGGATCGCTCGCCGCGAGCCGGCTCGCCGTCGATCCCAGCGTCTATGTCTGTGCGCAAGATCGCGACGATCTGGGCAACGCCCCCGCCGGCCCCGAACGCTTCCAGATCATCGTCAACGCCCCGCCCACCGGCGACACCAACCCACTTACCCCGCAGGAGATCGAGACATGCACCCAGGCGATGCATCGGCGACTGTCGCAGGCCGGGCTTTCGCTCGATTCGGCAGCTGGGGAGACCCGGTTGCTGACCCCGACCGACTTCGAGGCGCTGTGCCCGTCGACGGGTGGAGCCCTTTATGGACGGGCCTCGCACGGGTGGGCGGCGTCCTTCCTGCGCCAGGGCAGCCGGACGCGGATCCCTGGGCTCTATTGCGCGGGCGGGAGCTGCCATCCGGGCGCGGGCCTGCCGATGGCCGCCTTGTCCGCCAGCCTTGCCGTCGATTGCCTGGCAGCGGACCGCGCTTCGACGTCGTGGTTTCGCCGCAGGGCTATGCCTGGTGGTATATCGACGCGACCAGCGATGACGGCGGGCACGGGCTGA